One Synergistales bacterium DNA segment encodes these proteins:
- a CDS encoding MlaD family protein has protein sequence MSRELRVGFVILAALCVLGGTLLFVSSDIFPWKGYRITASFPEIRGLTKGARVYVSGVTSGIVEQIELTPDSVHLLIRLQSHIRIPVDSRFVIGSEGLLGEPIIRVIRGKSERMLNSGEQVSGEIVPSLDTVIAELRSNLDQIHRTFGYVNDILGPPERREELGMALERIPQLFRKGEDTIEEIEMTAQELRELVAQGKERITGVSERMERTLETGDAILRENRDRVQESMQTLNDILNRIDTFLAAFDEDQLAGEDLRSTVVEIGQAAEEIKRLTATADQELFQSGDNGLPATVRKIQTLTERADAVYRQVSDIKIEGELNATAPLADRSDKELLLDSSFWITPSGGRKGVRLAFRGVPTANRVTLAPGISTAWGRVWGGIVMGRTGIGVQLGKANNPFRLTTSWWDEQGGAWYTQGNIALNKRMGLFFRYGETGATPQRSVGLSYTF, from the coding sequence TTGAGTCGTGAACTCCGCGTCGGCTTTGTCATCCTCGCCGCTCTCTGTGTATTGGGGGGGACCCTTCTCTTTGTGTCCAGCGATATCTTCCCCTGGAAGGGATACCGAATCACCGCAAGCTTCCCGGAGATCCGGGGGCTCACCAAGGGCGCCCGCGTGTATGTCTCAGGCGTCACCAGCGGGATCGTCGAGCAGATCGAGCTGACTCCGGATTCGGTGCATCTCCTGATTCGTCTGCAATCCCACATCCGTATCCCTGTGGACAGCCGTTTCGTGATTGGTTCCGAGGGGCTGCTGGGGGAACCGATTATCCGTGTTATACGCGGGAAAAGCGAACGGATGCTCAACAGTGGCGAGCAGGTTTCCGGAGAGATCGTCCCTTCACTGGATACTGTGATTGCGGAGCTGCGCAGCAACCTCGATCAGATCCATCGAACATTCGGCTACGTCAACGACATCCTTGGACCACCGGAACGCAGGGAAGAACTTGGCATGGCTCTGGAGCGTATCCCCCAGCTTTTCCGTAAGGGGGAAGACACCATAGAGGAGATAGAGATGACGGCCCAGGAGCTGCGGGAGCTTGTGGCTCAAGGCAAAGAGCGGATTACCGGTGTCTCCGAACGGATGGAACGCACCCTGGAAACAGGCGATGCCATTCTCAGGGAGAATCGCGATAGAGTGCAGGAGTCCATGCAGACGCTCAACGATATCTTGAACCGCATCGACACCTTCCTCGCAGCCTTTGACGAAGATCAGCTGGCCGGAGAGGATCTGCGGAGCACCGTAGTGGAAATCGGGCAGGCGGCTGAGGAGATCAAGCGACTCACGGCCACCGCAGACCAGGAACTCTTCCAGAGCGGCGACAATGGTCTGCCGGCAACGGTCCGGAAAATCCAGACGTTGACAGAACGGGCCGACGCGGTCTACCGTCAGGTATCGGATATAAAGATTGAAGGAGAACTGAACGCCACAGCCCCCTTGGCTGACAGGTCCGACAAGGAGCTGCTGCTGGACAGCTCGTTCTGGATAACGCCTTCCGGAGGGCGGAAGGGGGTACGGCTTGCCTTCCGAGGGGTCCCCACTGCAAATCGTGTTACCCTGGCACCCGGCATCTCGACAGCCTGGGGCCGCGTATGGGGAGGAATCGTCATGGGCCGTACGGGGATAGGTGTGCAACTGGGGAAAGCGAACAATCCCTTCCGGCTCACCACATCCTGGTGGGACGAGCAGGGCGGAGCCTGGTACACACAGGGGAACATCGCCTTGAACAAGCGGATGGGCCTCTTCTTTCGATACGGCGAAACCGGCGCTACACCTCAGCGTTCCGTCGGATTGAGTTACACCTTTTGA
- a CDS encoding DUF327 family protein, which produces MRVTKKQSEQAARKQSIFSGHKTSGKAAPQKQPGFEASLEGQEVQLLLSEMDEIAEQLFRFPSRKLLQHYRLLTGKIMYLAEQKYHINRKFNWKRGGNTVMVTIEKTESLLDELEVILTREGERTRLYEVLEEIKGCVISLFL; this is translated from the coding sequence ATGAGAGTCACGAAAAAACAGAGTGAACAAGCCGCACGAAAACAGAGCATTTTTTCGGGGCATAAAACAAGCGGTAAGGCGGCACCGCAGAAGCAACCTGGTTTTGAGGCCTCTTTGGAAGGACAAGAGGTACAGCTTCTGCTGAGCGAGATGGATGAGATCGCCGAACAGCTCTTCCGTTTCCCCTCGCGGAAGCTTCTACAGCACTACCGGCTTCTCACCGGCAAGATCATGTACCTGGCAGAGCAGAAATACCATATCAACAGAAAGTTCAACTGGAAGCGCGGCGGGAACACCGTTATGGTTACCATAGAAAAAACAGAGTCCCTTCTCGACGAGCTCGAGGTCATCCTGACTCGCGAAGGAGAACGGACACGGCTGTACGAGGTTCTGGAGGAAATCAAAGGATGCGTGATCTCCCTTTTTCTTTAG
- a CDS encoding ATP-binding cassette domain-containing protein, whose protein sequence is MSEEALFLNNTSLTFGHNLILRKVSLCIFRGEIVSLMGPSGCGKTTLLRVVAGLAEAKEGEGRLFGQTVFRNTTLHYTRDIRNRIGIVFQGGALFDSLSVEQNVAFPLRHCFHQHWKEQEIAERVRIMLEQVGLAGTGERLPEELSGGMRKRVALARSLVHRPDFLLLDEPTTGLDPVTARQVDALIVKLAETYGTTVLSVTHDVVSALGISDRMLLMAEGRMLWEGTGEEWELSSNRHVRSFKRGVEPVVGGDPLES, encoded by the coding sequence ATGTCTGAGGAGGCGCTTTTTCTCAACAACACGAGTCTCACCTTTGGGCACAACCTGATACTGCGCAAGGTCAGCCTCTGCATCTTCAGGGGGGAAATCGTTTCACTGATGGGACCCTCCGGGTGCGGCAAAACGACCCTGCTCCGAGTGGTGGCCGGCCTTGCGGAGGCAAAGGAAGGCGAAGGACGGCTTTTCGGGCAAACCGTGTTCCGGAACACCACCCTCCACTACACCAGGGATATCAGAAACAGGATCGGGATCGTATTCCAGGGAGGGGCACTCTTCGACTCCCTTTCGGTGGAGCAGAATGTGGCCTTCCCACTGCGGCACTGTTTCCACCAGCACTGGAAGGAGCAGGAGATCGCAGAACGAGTGCGTATCATGCTGGAACAGGTCGGCCTGGCCGGCACAGGGGAGCGGCTCCCGGAGGAGCTTTCAGGCGGTATGCGCAAGAGGGTGGCTCTGGCACGATCTCTTGTCCATCGTCCCGACTTTCTCCTGCTCGATGAACCCACAACGGGCCTGGATCCCGTAACCGCACGCCAGGTGGATGCGCTCATTGTGAAACTGGCTGAGACCTACGGAACCACCGTCCTCTCTGTAACCCATGATGTGGTCTCCGCTCTCGGCATCTCCGACCGGATGCTTCTCATGGCAGAAGGACGTATGCTCTGGGAAGGAACGGGTGAGGAATGGGAGCTTTCGTCGAACAGGCATGTACGTTCATTCAAAAGGGGCGTGGAGCCTGTGGTGGGAGGCGATCCCCTTGAGTCGTGA
- the tmk gene encoding dTMP kinase, with translation MGRIRPLLITFEGIDGSGKTTVARATQERMRTVFPELEVLRTREPGGWDNGGAMVRRLLLQHDPLQSATELFLFLADRTEHVHRVIKPALKRKALVLCERYSDSTRAYQIWGRGCPRSFLEQAYDTAAFPIPDVTFLLDIPLECAIERIRKRGSPDRMEQERAFLDRVRQGYQSLAREYPERIVVLDGTQPTPTTVGVVEERLVSLTAEDAKGLP, from the coding sequence ATGGGACGGATCAGACCATTGCTGATAACCTTTGAAGGTATCGACGGCTCCGGGAAAACCACCGTGGCACGTGCGACACAGGAGCGGATGCGTACCGTCTTTCCGGAACTGGAGGTTCTCCGCACACGAGAACCAGGAGGATGGGACAATGGCGGGGCCATGGTTCGAAGGCTGCTTCTGCAGCATGACCCTCTGCAGAGCGCTACAGAGCTCTTCCTGTTTCTGGCGGACAGGACCGAACATGTCCATCGTGTCATCAAACCGGCTCTGAAGAGGAAGGCCCTGGTCCTGTGTGAACGATACAGCGACTCCACAAGGGCCTATCAGATCTGGGGACGCGGCTGCCCCCGGTCCTTCCTGGAGCAGGCCTACGACACCGCAGCCTTTCCCATACCGGATGTCACCTTTTTGCTTGATATCCCGCTGGAGTGTGCAATCGAACGGATACGCAAACGGGGGAGCCCTGACCGGATGGAACAGGAAAGAGCGTTCCTTGACCGTGTCCGGCAGGGATATCAAAGCCTAGCCAGGGAGTACCCGGAGCGGATTGTCGTTCTTGATGGAACCCAGCCGACACCAACGACAGTCGGTGTCGTCGAAGAGAGGCTCGTTTCGCTCACTGCAGAGGACGCGAAAGGATTGCCATGA